Proteins found in one Sardina pilchardus chromosome 3, fSarPil1.1, whole genome shotgun sequence genomic segment:
- the nradd gene encoding tumor necrosis factor receptor superfamily member 16, which translates to MPLLWVWALLLFSKVAVGDICASQRYTDAGECCKVCPPGTRVAVECGKDNTQCVPCEQGVTFSSEEDSPHCVTCARCPRGAPRIETCTVTADTVCDCGPTAYLWREGDNYTIALCAGCSRCSRGQGVAQKCSKHEDTVCEECPAGIAFNEETKLHGKACTPCTQCQPNEVEIRACEPSADAICMDKQLHINTRPVFADGTRAPPAGTSPQPPQAGDPRLTPREEEERGGGGSNILVYVSVLAAVVLGLLLYVAYKCWRSCQQKQALGKARAAAELNNAPEGEKLHSDSGVFLDSHSLQDTQPSKGSKRDSKQDGRLYVNLPPQRKEEVERALAESGPARGAGGWRALAEALGYERERADVFGRGEDPARTLLSDWAQQEGATLGLLCSALARIERPDVVATLTGPAQGVSVV; encoded by the exons GTGGCTGTGGGCGATATCTGTGCCAGCCAGAGGTACACAGATGCTGGCGAGTGCTGCAAGGTGTGCCCCCCTGGAACGCGAGTGGCCGTCGAGTGTGGCAAAGACAACACGCAGTGCGTGCCATGCGAGCAGG GTGTGACTTTCAGCTCGGAGGAGGACTCGCCGCATTGCGTCACCTGTGCCAGGTGCCCGCGTGGTGCCCCCAGGATAGAGACGTGCACCGTCACCGCAGACACGGTGTGCGACTGTGGCCCCACCGCCTACCTGTGGCGGGAGGGCGACAACTACACGATAGCCCTGTGCGCCGGGTGCTCGAGGTGCTCGCGTGGGCAGGGGGTGGCGCAGAAGTGCAGCAAGCACGAGGACACGGTGTGCGAGGAGTGCCCGGCGGGCATCGCCTTCAACGAGGAGACGAAATTGCACGGCAAGGCCTGCACACCGTGCACACAGTGCCAGCCTAACGAAGTGGAGATCCGGGCCTGTGAGCCAAGTGCTGATGCCATCTGCATGG acaAACAGCTCCACATCAACACTCGGCCGGTGTTCGCCGACGGCACCCGCGCCCCCCCGGCGGGCACGAGTCCCCAGCCCCCCCAGGCGGGCGACCCCCGACTGACCCCccgcgaggaggaggagcgcggcggcggcggcagcaacaTCCTGGTGTACGTGTCCGTCCTGGCGGCCGTCGTCTTGGGCCTGCTGCTCTACGTGGCCTAcaaatg CTGGAGGTCTTGCCAGCAGAAGCAGGCCCTTGGGAAGGCCCGTGCGGCCGCCGAGCTCAACAACGCCCCCGAGGGAGAGAAGCTGCACAGTGACAGCGGCGTCTTCCTCGACTCCCACAGCCTCCAGGATACGCAGCCCagcaaag gCAGCAAGAGGGACAGCAAGCAGGACGGCCGGCTGTACGTGAACCTGCCGCCGCAGCgcaaggaggaggtggagcggGCGCTGGCCGAGTCCGGGCCGGCGCGGGGGGCCGGCGGCTGGCGGGCGCTGGCCGAGGCGCTGGGCTACGAGCGGGAGCGCGCCGACGTGTTCGGGCGCGGCGAGGACCCGGCGCGCACGCTGCTCAGCGACTGGGCGCAGCAGGAGGGCGCCACGCTGGGGCTGCTCTGCTCGGCGCTGGCGCGCATCGAGAGGCCCGACGTGGTCGCCACGCTCACCGGCCCCGCGCAGGGCGTGTCTGTGGTGTGA